A single window of Solanum dulcamara chromosome 5, daSolDulc1.2, whole genome shotgun sequence DNA harbors:
- the LOC129890218 gene encoding dof zinc finger protein DOF4.6-like isoform X1, translating into MDTAQWPQEIVVKPMEEIIANTNGSSKPNCVERKLVRPQKDQVVNCPRCNSTNTKFCYYNNYSLSQPRYFCKTCRRYWTEGGSLRNIPVGGGSRKNKKSSSPYNSNNHVIVNNNNPLKKLPDLVAPPPQRDIEKYPERHFGNRLDSTPHDQNPSKIIHEGSQDLNLGFSSDFKTITELIQVPNYEGSNKDNNSPNISTLLHPPPPPCSSSSASSPSQFSSMELINGITSKGLNNSFMTMPISEPNSVYNSSAFSLMTSLNFSLDHGLGNNVHSGYGNKNNLQETNTSGRFLFPFVGLKQVSTTNNNTSDGANEPLGDESTNGYWNGMLGGGSW; encoded by the exons ATGGATACTGCTCAATGGCCTCAG gAGATAGTGGTGAAGCCCATGGAAGAGATTATAGCAAACACAAATGGTTCATCAAAACCTAATTGTGTTGAAAGGAAATTAGTTAGGCCACAAAAAGACCAAGTTGTGAATTGTCCAAGATGTAATTCAACAAACACAAAGTTTTGTTATTACAACAACTATAGTCTTTCTCAACCAAGGTATTTTTGCAAGACTTGCAGAAGATATTGGACTGAAGGTGGATCTCTAAGGAACATTCCTGTTGGTGGTGGTTCAAGAAAAAACAAGAAATCTTCATCCCCTTATAATTCAAACAATCATGTtatagtaaataataataatcccTTGAAAAAACTTCCTGATTTGGTTGCTCCTCCACCACAACGGGACATCGAGAAATATCCAGAAAGGCATTTTGGAAATCGACTTGATTCTACACCTCATGATCAAAACCCTAGTAAGATTATCCATGAAGGAAGTCAAGATCTCAATTTGGGATTTTCATCTGATTTCAAGACTATTACTGAGCTAATTCAG GTACCAAATTATGAAGGGAGTAACAAGGACAACAATAGTCCGAATATTTCTACATTGCTtcatcctcctcctcctccgtgttcttcctcttcagcttcttcTCCATCTCAGTTTTCATCGATGGAGTTGATTAACGGGATAACATCCAAAGGGTTGAATAATTCGTTCATGACAATGCCAATTTCCGAGCCAAATTCAGTTTACAACTCATCTGCATTTTCATTAATGACGTCTTTAAATTTCTCCTTGGATCATGGACTTGGAAATAATGTTCATAGTGGCTatggaaataaaaataatctcCAAGAAACAAATACAAGTGGAAGGTTTTTGTTTCCTTTTGTAGGTCTAAAGCAAGTTTCAACCACAAATAATAACACAAGTGATGGTGCTAATGAGCCTCTTGGAGATGAATCTACTAATGGATATTGGAATGGGATGTTAGGAGGAGGAtcttggtaa
- the LOC129890218 gene encoding dof zinc finger protein DOF4.6-like isoform X2: MASVVKPMEEIIANTNGSSKPNCVERKLVRPQKDQVVNCPRCNSTNTKFCYYNNYSLSQPRYFCKTCRRYWTEGGSLRNIPVGGGSRKNKKSSSPYNSNNHVIVNNNNPLKKLPDLVAPPPQRDIEKYPERHFGNRLDSTPHDQNPSKIIHEGSQDLNLGFSSDFKTITELIQVPNYEGSNKDNNSPNISTLLHPPPPPCSSSSASSPSQFSSMELINGITSKGLNNSFMTMPISEPNSVYNSSAFSLMTSLNFSLDHGLGNNVHSGYGNKNNLQETNTSGRFLFPFVGLKQVSTTNNNTSDGANEPLGDESTNGYWNGMLGGGSW; the protein is encoded by the exons ATGGCCTCAG TGGTGAAGCCCATGGAAGAGATTATAGCAAACACAAATGGTTCATCAAAACCTAATTGTGTTGAAAGGAAATTAGTTAGGCCACAAAAAGACCAAGTTGTGAATTGTCCAAGATGTAATTCAACAAACACAAAGTTTTGTTATTACAACAACTATAGTCTTTCTCAACCAAGGTATTTTTGCAAGACTTGCAGAAGATATTGGACTGAAGGTGGATCTCTAAGGAACATTCCTGTTGGTGGTGGTTCAAGAAAAAACAAGAAATCTTCATCCCCTTATAATTCAAACAATCATGTtatagtaaataataataatcccTTGAAAAAACTTCCTGATTTGGTTGCTCCTCCACCACAACGGGACATCGAGAAATATCCAGAAAGGCATTTTGGAAATCGACTTGATTCTACACCTCATGATCAAAACCCTAGTAAGATTATCCATGAAGGAAGTCAAGATCTCAATTTGGGATTTTCATCTGATTTCAAGACTATTACTGAGCTAATTCAG GTACCAAATTATGAAGGGAGTAACAAGGACAACAATAGTCCGAATATTTCTACATTGCTtcatcctcctcctcctccgtgttcttcctcttcagcttcttcTCCATCTCAGTTTTCATCGATGGAGTTGATTAACGGGATAACATCCAAAGGGTTGAATAATTCGTTCATGACAATGCCAATTTCCGAGCCAAATTCAGTTTACAACTCATCTGCATTTTCATTAATGACGTCTTTAAATTTCTCCTTGGATCATGGACTTGGAAATAATGTTCATAGTGGCTatggaaataaaaataatctcCAAGAAACAAATACAAGTGGAAGGTTTTTGTTTCCTTTTGTAGGTCTAAAGCAAGTTTCAACCACAAATAATAACACAAGTGATGGTGCTAATGAGCCTCTTGGAGATGAATCTACTAATGGATATTGGAATGGGATGTTAGGAGGAGGAtcttggtaa